The proteins below are encoded in one region of Nilaparvata lugens isolate BPH chromosome X, ASM1435652v1, whole genome shotgun sequence:
- the LOC120354407 gene encoding uncharacterized protein LOC120354407: protein MEHSREHRVGGVSSRAIRHRISFENVAPDIENVLQNSKARVFEIIREHAARFEGNVKWFLVLNVLLYKMVVLESEESEAVSSIVNLHSYSAIGLNVLESYDELNEQFMLAVRKILSSFDNFVRFGSGWVLKKIDSLDVNVIRYNPIYTSSYIQTPQFINNKECVINVKNLSDKNCFLWSVLAYFHQKPNNRHLTVKYLSKFAHRLNTCGVNFPTTDRDIKKFEILNTDIAIHVIVYDNKKFFPYRTSIFRMCKYQINLSMLKGDAGKTHFCLINTANGNNRLLHLLPHLSKAKAQVDVCNFCFHRFTSDKTVNRDGKANLMRHLELCSSLRELHTQNEVRQSNLKNSVRL from the coding sequence ATGGAGCATAGCAGAGAACACAGGGTTGGAGGCGTGAGTTCGCGAGCAATTCGCCATCGCATTTCCTTCGAAAACGTAGCacctgacattgaaaatgtgcttcaaaACTCGAAAGCTCGTGTTTTCGAGATAATAAGAGAACACGCTGCACGTTTCGAAGGAAATGTGAAATGGTTTttagtattaaatgtattattgtataagatggtAGTTTTAGAATCAGAGGAATCCGAAGCTGTTTCATCCATTGTGAATCTTCATAGCTACTCGGCCATAGGCTTGAATGTCTTGGAGAGTTATGacgaattgaatgaacaatttatgttagcagttaggaaaattttaagttcattcgataactttgttcgatttgggagtgggtgggtgttgaagaagatcgactcgcttgatgtaaatgtgattagatataatccaatatacacaagcagttatattcaaacaccccagttcatCAACAATAAGGAATGTGttatcaatgtcaaaaatctttctgataaaaattgttttctgtGGAGTGTTCTAGCCTATTTTCACCAGAAACCAAATAACAGACACTTAACGgtgaaatatttgagcaaatttgctcacagGCTGAACACTTGCGGAGTTAATTTCCCAACCACCGATCGCgacataaagaaatttgaaattctcaatacagacatcgcaattcatgttatcgtgtatgacaacaaaaagtttttcccctatcgAACAAGCATATTCCGTATGTGTaaataccaaattaatctttcaatgttgaaaggcgatgcaggaaaaacacatttttgtttaattaacaccGCAAATGGGAATAACAGATTATTGCATCTTCTTCCTCACCTTTCGAAAGCTAAAGCACAAgtagatgtttgtaatttctgttttcacagatTTACATCAGACAAAACAGTAAACCGGgatgggaaagcaaatttgatgagacatctagagctttgttccagtctcagagaacttcatacccaaaacgaggtgagacaatcaaatttaaaaaactcagttcgactttga